The following is a genomic window from Acidobacteriota bacterium.
CGCAGCTAGAGCTGGCAGCGTGAGCATCCCGGTTGACCGTCGGCAACGGGTCACGGACGTCCTGCTCAAACAAAATCTTGCCTGGAATGCAGGCCCGGAGGTTCTCAGCAACATCGAGAAACTTCGCGACGGAGCTTGTGCCGTTGTCAGCGGCCAGCAGATAGGTCTGTTTCTTGGACCGGCTTACACGCTTTATAAGGCCATCTCGATCATTCGGCTTTCACGCGAGCTCACGGCAAGAGGAGTGGAAGCGGTTCCGATCTTTTGGCTTGCCTCAGAGGACCACGATTTGGCCGAGGTAAACCATGTTTTCATGCCTGATACTCAGGGTGAGTTGCAGAGACTGGAAACGTCTTCCGAAGGCTGCCCCGGTTGTCCGGTCGGGACTGTGGTTCTTGGAAATGACCTCGGATGGCTCGCGGACCGACTGCAGGGGCTTGTTGGCGAATCGGAGACGATTGACCTAGTGCGCTCGAGTTACAGTCCGGGAAAGACGCTCTCCTCTTCCTTCGCGGCTTTGATGAGCAAGATCTTCTCTCGATATGGCTTGATCCTGCTGGAACCATCAGATAAAGAGCTCCATAAAATTGGTGCTCCGCTGCTGCGTTCGGCGGCCGAATACTCGGATGAGTTAACCCGCGCGCTGCTCTCACGATCAAAGGAGCTCGAAACAGCTGGTTATCATGCGCAGGTGAAGGTCACACAGGCGTCGACGCTTCTGTTTTTTTCCAGAGAGGAAAAGCGGCTCGCGATTCATCGGAAAAATGGAGCCTTCAGCGCCAACGGCCAGCAATGGTCCCAAAATGAGCTGCAGCGCCAGATTGAGTCTAATCCGGAATTATTCACCGCAAATGTTTTGTTGAGACCGGTCCTGCAAGACTATCTGCTGCCGACAGCAGCGTACGTCGCTGGCCCCGCCGAGACCGCCTACTTTGCTCAGGTGCAGGTTGTTTACGAACGTCTGATGGGCCGGACCACGCCCGTTTGGCCTCGCTTCTCGACTACTTTGATCGAGGCGCGTCTCGCCAGCTGGATGCGCAAGTACGGGCTCAGGCTGCGCGATGTGCTCCAACCTAAAGAAGACTTCCTGACGGCGCTGGCGCGGAGGACGATTCCCTCTGACATAAAAGATGATTTCGATCGTAGCCGCGAGCACCTCGAACGCCTGCTGACTCCACTACTCCGCGCTTTGGAAAAGCTCGATCCGACCGTCGGGTCGGCCGGCGAGATCGCGGCGCGCAAGATGCGCCATCAACTTCAGCGACTGGAATCGCGAGCCGCACGCGCCCATCTCCGCCGCGAGCAGGTTCTGGACCGGCACGCGAGCATGCTCAGTTCACTGCTGTTTCCCGAAAGGGAACTTCAGGAGCGCCGGCTGGCGGGGATTTATTTTCTGGCTAAATATGGCGTCGACCTGATCGATCGTCTGCTCGAAGATTACCGTCCAGAATGCCACGACCATCAGGTGATTGCACTGGCGTAACGGCTTCTTCAGAACGGTGCTGCGTATAATGTTTGGTATCTTTCGCCTCTAAATTGCGCCGCTACAACTCTGATATCTCGAAAAACAAGGGGGGATCAGGGTCGAATTGGCTGACAGGTTTGTATGTCTCTTTTTTGGCTACGTATCGCCGTAGGTTTGTATGGTCTCAGCATGCTCTACGCGCTCGTAGCGCTACTGCGACGCCGTGAAATTCTGTCGCGCGCAACTCTGCCAATCGCTGGCGTGGCGGTCACACTGCATTTCGTCGCTTTAGTGGAGGCGTTCATTGCCGGTGGCATGGCCGGCAATCCGCTGCATCAGTCGGAATCATTGCTTGCTTTTCTTATGATGCTGCTGTTCATCGGGGTCTTCTACTTATATAGAACAACATCACCGGGCATCGTCGTTTTACCGATCGCTTTCCTGTTATCACTTTCTGCCGCATTGGCACAGAGCGCCCCACCGGTGATTTCACCTCTATTGCGTAATGGGTGGATCTACACACACATCATCCTGATCCTGGTGGGATATTCCGCGCTATTTTTCAGTTTCATCGCAAGCGTCCTTTATCTGCTACACGAACGCAGCCTGAAACGCAAAGACCTGAACGGAATCGCCGGAAAACTTCCGGCCCTGGAGACAATCGACAACATCGGTTATCGCCTGCTCCTCATCGGCTTCCCATTCATGACCATCGGACTAATCGCGGGTTCCGTGATTGCCCAGATGGAGTACGGGTCCAGTTATTTCCAGGATCCCAAGATCATCCTTAGCTTGCTGATGTGGGGCGTTTACACAGTGATGCTCTTCACGCGATGGAACTCCGGGTGGCGAGGACGCCGCGCCGCGTTGCTGTCTGCTTTTGCCTTCGCTGCTGCGCTTAGCGTCTGGGCAGCCAATTACTTCAGCGGCGTCCACAGGTTCGTCTCGCGATGAAGCTCCAACTCCTCGGCGTGAACCACAAGACCGCTCCTGTCGAAGTACGTGAACGGCTCGCAGTTCCGGAGTGGCGTCTGGAGGAGGCTACACGGAAGTTGCTGCAGCATACCGGGGTCGCGGAGTGCGTTGTCTTCTCGACTTGCAACCGCGTGGAGTTTGCCGTGGCTTCTGAAAGCGGCGTTGATCTGCACAGCTTCATTCGCGACTACCTGCTGACTGATGTATCGGCATTGCGTGAGTATCTCTACGAACACAGCGGGGACGATGTCGTGCGACACGTCTTCCGCGTCGCAGCGAGTCTCGACTCGATGATCATAGGCGAGTCTCAGATCCTCGGACAGGTCAAGCATTCCTATGCCATCGGCAAAGCCGTAGGTTCAGTTCACTCGAACCTCGATGCCCTGCTCAGCCGCGCCTTTTCCGTAGCGAAGCGCGTGCGAACCGAAACCGCGATCGGCAGTTCCGTGGTATCTGTCGCATCCGTGGCAGTGGAACTGGCGAGGAAAATCTTCGGCAGCCTGCATGGTCGAACGGTTTACGTCGTGGGCGCCGGTAAGATGAGTGAATTAGCTGCTCGCCATCTGCGATCGCACGGAGCCGAGACGATCTTTGTCTCCAATCGCACACATGAAAGCGCACTGAGAATGGCGGAGCGAGTAGGCGGCACGGCGATTCATTTTGATCAGCTCTACGGCACTGCCGATCAGGCCGACATCGTGATCACCTCCACCGGAGCGCCTCACGCAATCTTCCGGCGGGACCACGGCGAGTTGTTCATGCATCGCCGCAAGAACCGTCCGATGTTTTTCATCGACATCGCGGTTCCGCGCGACGTGGATGCGAGCATGAGCCAGGTGGAAGGAATTTTCGTCTATGACATTGACGATCTTCAGCATGTAGTCGAAGCCAATGTGAGCGATCGCGGACGCGAGGCTGCGCGCGCCGAGCAGTTAGTCGAGGAAGAAGTCGAGCGCTTCAGGCGGCGCATCCAGAGCTTGGATGCTGTCCCGACGATCGTGGCTCTGCAGCAACGACTTGAACAGATTCGACAGTCCGAAGTCGATCGGCTTCGTGGCCGACTCGGTCCGCTTTCCCCGGAACAAGAGACTGCGATCGAGAACCTCACTCGAAGTATTGTGAACAAGATCCTGCACGCTCCCATCACGACGCTCAAAGGCTTTAGCGGATCCGACCAGCTTGCCTCAACCGCGGAGTTTCTGCGTTCCATCTTTGGAATCGAGAACGATGCTTCGCACTGGAATGGAGCATCAGGCATCTCTAAGGACGACATCTCGAAGGCTTCTGATAAGCCGCTGGATCACACGCTCTCCGTCGCCTCAGACGAGAACGAAATTGCCGAGCAGAAGCCCGGTTCTCGCCGCTAATGGCTCGCCTTCGTATCGGATCACGTGGATCTCAACTTGCCCTGTGGCAAGCTAATCACATCGCCGCCCTTTTGCGGGGACGAGGGCACGATGTATCTATCGAGGTAATTAAGACCACCGGCGACAAGATTACGGATGTAGCCTTGGCCAAGGTCGGGACCAAGGGTATGTTTACGAAAGAGATCGAAGAAGCCCTTTCGGAGCATCGTGTCGATCTCGCTGTGCACAGTCTGAAAGACCTGCCTACGGAGCTCTCTCCCGGATTTCTGCTGGCGTCAGTACCAGAACGGGAAGATGCGCGAGATGCCTTCCTCTCTGTCCGCTATTCGCATCTTGAAAAGCTGCCAAAGAATGCGCGCCTCGGAACCAGCAGTCTGCGTCGCCAGGCACAGTTGCACTCACTCCGTGCCAACCTCGAGATCATTCCGCTTCGTGGTAACGTCGATACTCGACTGCGAAAGCTCCACAGCGGCGAGTTTGATGCGATCATTTTGGCGGCTGCTGGCGTGACCAGATTGGGACTGACTCAGATGGTCCGGCACCATTTCGAACCGACAGAGATATGTCCCGCTGCCGGACAGGGCGCACTCGCGATCGAGACTCGCGCAGACGACGCTGCGACGATCGAGACGGTAACATTCCTCGATCATCCGCACACGCGTGCAGCAGTCGCATGCGAACGAGCAACGCTGAATCGACTAGGCGGCGGATGCCAGGTCCCAATCGGAGCTTATGCGGAACCCACTCAGCGAGGCCTATTGCTCCAGGCCGTGGTCGCCAGTCCCGATGGAAGCTCGATCATTCGAGAAAAGAGAGAGGGGTCCGATCCAGAGCGGCTTGGAGTAGAAGTCGGGCAGGCCCTGCTCTCGCGAGGGGCCAGCAAAATCCTCGACACAGTTTACGGGAAAGAGGCTTCCGTACCTCAGCAACCGTAGTATCCTGCTTTCTTCGCATGGCAATGGCAAAGAAGAAACCCGTCGATCCCCAGGCGCACCGCGTGGCAGAGTTGGTCACTTCCGGCCCGCTGGCCGGCAAGCTCATTGTTGTGACACGCGCTCACAGACAAGCCGATGACCTTTGTTCTTTGCTGAAACAATTTGGTGCAGAGGTGATTGAAGCACCCGTCATCGAGATCCGCGAACCGGATTCATATGATGCGCTCGACACCGCACTTAAGGGCATCCTTCAATACGACTGGCTGATCCTCACCAGCGTGAACGGAGTGGAAGCGATGTTTTCGCGGCTCGAGCCGCTCGGCCTGAGTATCGATTCGCTCCAACATCTGAAGATTGCAGCCATCGGCCCGGCCACGGAACAGCGCATTCAGGATCATGGGCTGGTTGTGGACGTTGTGCCTCCCCAGTACGTCGCTGAAGAAATCGTACGATCTCTCCGAAAGCTCGTAAAGAGCGAGAAAGTTCTGCTGGTTCGAGCGAAGGTTGCGCGCGACGTAATTCCCGACGAACTACGCGCGGCAGGCGCACACGTCGACGTAGTAGAGGCTTATCAAAGTGCAATTCCCGAGAATGCGAAGTCGCGCATGCAAAGTGTCTTCACTGATCGTCCACTTCCGGATGCCATCACTTTCACAAGCTCCTCGACCGTGCAGAACTTCTTTACGGTTGTGGTCGGCACGGACATTCCCACGAAGCTTTCGCAGGTGAAGTTTGCCTCGATTGGCCCCGTGACTTCAGGCACGATGCGTGAATATGGATTGCGCGTAGACGTTGAAGCCGATGAGTATACGATGGAAGGCCTCACTCAGGCCCTTGTGAGGCACTTCGGGAACTGATCAAAGCCCCGCGCTGACATCAAAACGGCGCCTATCTGTTCGCAAAGTTGTATTTTTTCTTTGGACCCTCGGAAGCGTAGAAGCCAGCTAGCGACGCCAAGGCATCCAAGCTGGTTGGGTCAGCTTGAAAGGCCTTCAGATACAAATCTTCCAAATCGCCATTCTTTTTCTCTATGCGAGCGAGCTGCGCTTGCGCTAGATAGCCCTTTGATCGGTCGATTTTGCCAATCTGATTGGCAAATTGATGCGCTTTCTCTTTGCTACCGCCCAGCATGGCAGGCGACTGCTCGTAATACATCATCATCCCGAAAAGGCAATTGGGATTCGCTGGCTCGAGTTTCAAAGCGGTTTCCAGTTCAGCGCGTATTCGTTTCGCTAGCGAGATTTTTCTGAAGAACTTCGCATGATTTGTTTCCTCACTCAGCACACTGGCGAGCTGCAAATGGTAGGCCGCCTTCTTCGAATTGGCTTTCACTGCAGCTTCGGCTAGCTGCAGAGCTTCGTTGTGATTTCCCAGATTCTGCTTAAATCTTGATTGAAAATATAAAATTGTTGCGTCGTAATCCTCGTCAGCAGAAATCGCTTGAAATAATTGTCCGAAATTCGCCTCCTGAGGATGGAAAGCGTTACCATTTTGGGAATGGACGCACGTCGAGAAGACAGCTAAGACTACAACGCACAAAAGAGAGCGGGGCGGCAGAAGAAACTCCAAACTGACCTGCCGCAGAGCATAGCATGATCGTCTGCCAGGAGCGCAAAGTTGACGCGTGAATTTGGACTACGTGAAAGTCCCTAATTCATATCGTCCGCGCATCAAATGCTGTCCCGCATGCGTTGCATCTCTTTCCGTCTTTCCGCGGAGAATGCTCGGACTTCCTCCAGCGGATAAGTGGTTCCTCGCCACACGATTCCGCCGTGCACGAGTGAGCTTATGGCGGAATTCAGCAACGTACAGATGAACATGACCGTGGATAGTGGATGAGTCAAGAAGAACCAAGCGGACATTCCGAACTGACGCCCCATTCGCCAATAAAGTAAAGCGATCGAGAAGACGCCTACGCCGAATCCAAACTTCGCAATTCCAGGAGCGAGACCTAGTCCGACCCACGGACCCAACTGATAGATTGCCGCCGCTATAGAGGCCAAGACCGCTAGCCGCCATCTGAAATGCAGCAGGCTGAAAGCGTTCTTGCGCAAATTTCGCACCACGCCCAACGCCCCCTCTGCCCATCGCAAGCGAACGAGATTGTTACCTACTACGCAATCCTGCCTCAGACGATGGCCCTTGACGGCTCCCCCAAGTCTTAGATCATCGATCACTTCCATGCGCAGCGCCTGATACGTACCGAGTTTCTCGTAGGCGCGGCGTCGAATTAGATTGAATGCCCCGGCTCCAATAAAATCGGGCGCGTCACGATCCTTCACCCTCCACGGGCGCAGCAGGAGCGATGAAGCGATGCCAAAGAAGCCCAGCATCATGCGCTCGCCGAATCCATTCATGATCAGCGTGGGAAAGACTACAAGGTGATCCGTAAGCGTTGATTCGCCATAGGCGAGAGTGCGTCGCAGGGCGTCTTCACGAAAAATAACATCGCCGTCCGTGAATAGGATCCAATCGCTCTGCGTTTCGCTGGCACCACGCCACATCGCGTGAGTTTTCCCCAACCATCCGGGAGGCAGCTCACTGATATGTAATACGCGAAGTTTTCCCGGCGATTCTGTTTCGACCTCATCCATGATCGATCCCGTAGCATCGGTGGACCGATCATCCACAGCAAGAGTCTGCAGATTCGGATAATCCTGAGCTATCAAGGAGCGCAGGCATCGGTTGATGGTTGCACCCTCGTTCCGCGCTGGAACGATCACCGCAACAGTTGGCTGTGGCCCTTCAGGTCGAGGTAGCCTGTCCCATTCTGGACTGGTCACATCCGCAAGTTTGGCCATACCAAAGGCAGTGCGAAGCGAACGCCGCAGCCAGTCTGCTCCGAGCAGTATGCCGCTAATGAGCCAGATCCAGCGGCTCAAGCCGAGGCTCCTACAAGCTCCCGCTCCTGCGTTCGCGGCGGGGCGAAGCGAGTGCCCATGAAAAGAATGCCGGCCGACACAACCATCGCAACCAATGTAACGGAAAAACCAAGCCGCAGGCTGCTGCGATCAGAGATGGCCCCGATAAGAACCGGAGAAAACGCATCTCCAAAAAGATGAATGATGAACAAATTTATGCCAATCGCCGTAGCCCGAATCGGAGCGGCGACTGAATTCACGATGGCGGCGTTTAAGGGTCCTGTGTTCAGAAAGAGGAAAAACTCAGCGATCGCGAGTGACGGAAAAATCCAAGCCGGGTGTCCATAGAAGGCGTAGACTGCGCCGGGGAGAGCAAGTAAAGCGCTGAGTCCCGATATTGCATAATATGCTCCTCGCGAACGGCGCAGCCAGATATCTCCCAGCCAACCACCAACCGCTGTTCCGGCCAGTCCATCAATCACTGTGATCAGTCCAAAGTAGTAGTTTGCTCTATCGAGCGGTATGCCTCTCTCGCGCTCAAGGAATGTCGGCATCCACACGGAGATTCCGCCTATGGCGAAGGTCATCATTGCGAGACCGAGAGTAGCTGTCCAGAACGCTGGATTGCGCAGCAGCCCTCGAAAGGATGTGCGCTCAACCGTGTGCAGGGCGACTTCACTCTCGCCCCGCAGCGGCTCATCCGCTGCAAAGTAAAACCAGACAGCGACAATGAATCCCGGAATGGCACACACGTAAAAAGGAGAGCGCCATCCATATCGAGTTCCGAGAGCGCCCCCAATTATGTAGCCTAGAGCTGCGCCCATCGGGATCGCCAGATAGAAAAAAGATAGAACCCGTCCCCGCTTTTCCGGCGGAAACAGGTCGGCAATGTAGGCCGGGGCGATCAGCGAAAAAGTCGCCTCTCCAACTCCGACGACAGTGTGGCGAATCAGGAGAGAAGTGAAGTTATATGTCACCGCTGTCAGGAGAGTTGCGGCACTCCAGATCAGTGCGCCGATGGCCATTATTGTCTTGCGCGATTTCCTGTCTGCAAGAAATCCAACGCCTGGCGCGACACACATGTAGAAGAGGATGAACACCATCGTCAGTGCGCCTAGCGCGGTGTCGGAGGGATGGAACTCCCGCTTGATCAACGGTTGAACAGCAGGCAGGATATAGCGGTCGATGTAGTTGAGAAAATTGAGGGCGGTGAGCAGTGCAAGTGCAAGCAGCGGTCGCGTGGCGCGCTGCAT
Proteins encoded in this region:
- a CDS encoding glutamyl-tRNA reductase; the encoded protein is MKLQLLGVNHKTAPVEVRERLAVPEWRLEEATRKLLQHTGVAECVVFSTCNRVEFAVASESGVDLHSFIRDYLLTDVSALREYLYEHSGDDVVRHVFRVAASLDSMIIGESQILGQVKHSYAIGKAVGSVHSNLDALLSRAFSVAKRVRTETAIGSSVVSVASVAVELARKIFGSLHGRTVYVVGAGKMSELAARHLRSHGAETIFVSNRTHESALRMAERVGGTAIHFDQLYGTADQADIVITSTGAPHAIFRRDHGELFMHRRKNRPMFFIDIAVPRDVDASMSQVEGIFVYDIDDLQHVVEANVSDRGREAARAEQLVEEEVERFRRRIQSLDAVPTIVALQQRLEQIRQSEVDRLRGRLGPLSPEQETAIENLTRSIVNKILHAPITTLKGFSGSDQLASTAEFLRSIFGIENDASHWNGASGISKDDISKASDKPLDHTLSVASDENEIAEQKPGSRR
- a CDS encoding hydroxymethylbilane synthase; amino-acid sequence: MARLRIGSRGSQLALWQANHIAALLRGRGHDVSIEVIKTTGDKITDVALAKVGTKGMFTKEIEEALSEHRVDLAVHSLKDLPTELSPGFLLASVPEREDARDAFLSVRYSHLEKLPKNARLGTSSLRRQAQLHSLRANLEIIPLRGNVDTRLRKLHSGEFDAIILAAAGVTRLGLTQMVRHHFEPTEICPAAGQGALAIETRADDAATIETVTFLDHPHTRAAVACERATLNRLGGGCQVPIGAYAEPTQRGLLLQAVVASPDGSSIIREKREGSDPERLGVEVGQALLSRGASKILDTVYGKEASVPQQP
- a CDS encoding family 2 glycosyl transferase is translated as MSRWIWLISGILLGADWLRRSLRTAFGMAKLADVTSPEWDRLPRPEGPQPTVAVIVPARNEGATINRCLRSLIAQDYPNLQTLAVDDRSTDATGSIMDEVETESPGKLRVLHISELPPGWLGKTHAMWRGASETQSDWILFTDGDVIFREDALRRTLAYGESTLTDHLVVFPTLIMNGFGERMMLGFFGIASSLLLRPWRVKDRDAPDFIGAGAFNLIRRRAYEKLGTYQALRMEVIDDLRLGGAVKGHRLRQDCVVGNNLVRLRWAEGALGVVRNLRKNAFSLLHFRWRLAVLASIAAAIYQLGPWVGLGLAPGIAKFGFGVGVFSIALLYWRMGRQFGMSAWFFLTHPLSTVMFICTLLNSAISSLVHGGIVWRGTTYPLEEVRAFSAERRKEMQRMRDSI
- the bshC gene encoding bacillithiol biosynthesis cysteine-adding enzyme BshC; amino-acid sequence: MDQECLPFRDVPGTSRLFLDFLRGDPQARPFYPTSTLSLDELAARAGSVSIPVDRRQRVTDVLLKQNLAWNAGPEVLSNIEKLRDGACAVVSGQQIGLFLGPAYTLYKAISIIRLSRELTARGVEAVPIFWLASEDHDLAEVNHVFMPDTQGELQRLETSSEGCPGCPVGTVVLGNDLGWLADRLQGLVGESETIDLVRSSYSPGKTLSSSFAALMSKIFSRYGLILLEPSDKELHKIGAPLLRSAAEYSDELTRALLSRSKELETAGYHAQVKVTQASTLLFFSREEKRLAIHRKNGAFSANGQQWSQNELQRQIESNPELFTANVLLRPVLQDYLLPTAAYVAGPAETAYFAQVQVVYERLMGRTTPVWPRFSTTLIEARLASWMRKYGLRLRDVLQPKEDFLTALARRTIPSDIKDDFDRSREHLERLLTPLLRALEKLDPTVGSAGEIAARKMRHQLQRLESRAARAHLRREQVLDRHASMLSSLLFPERELQERRLAGIYFLAKYGVDLIDRLLEDYRPECHDHQVIALA
- a CDS encoding MFS transporter, whose protein sequence is MQRATRPLLALALLTALNFLNYIDRYILPAVQPLIKREFHPSDTALGALTMVFILFYMCVAPGVGFLADRKSRKTIMAIGALIWSAATLLTAVTYNFTSLLIRHTVVGVGEATFSLIAPAYIADLFPPEKRGRVLSFFYLAIPMGAALGYIIGGALGTRYGWRSPFYVCAIPGFIVAVWFYFAADEPLRGESEVALHTVERTSFRGLLRNPAFWTATLGLAMMTFAIGGISVWMPTFLERERGIPLDRANYYFGLITVIDGLAGTAVGGWLGDIWLRRSRGAYYAISGLSALLALPGAVYAFYGHPAWIFPSLAIAEFFLFLNTGPLNAAIVNSVAAPIRATAIGINLFIIHLFGDAFSPVLIGAISDRSSLRLGFSVTLVAMVVSAGILFMGTRFAPPRTQERELVGASA
- a CDS encoding cytochrome C biogenesis protein, with amino-acid sequence MSLFWLRIAVGLYGLSMLYALVALLRRREILSRATLPIAGVAVTLHFVALVEAFIAGGMAGNPLHQSESLLAFLMMLLFIGVFYLYRTTSPGIVVLPIAFLLSLSAALAQSAPPVISPLLRNGWIYTHIILILVGYSALFFSFIASVLYLLHERSLKRKDLNGIAGKLPALETIDNIGYRLLLIGFPFMTIGLIAGSVIAQMEYGSSYFQDPKIILSLLMWGVYTVMLFTRWNSGWRGRRAALLSAFAFAAALSVWAANYFSGVHRFVSR